One genomic region from Thermoleptolyngbya sichuanensis A183 encodes:
- the tyrS gene encoding tyrosine--tRNA ligase, whose amino-acid sequence MTDLSTDSSFQWLYRGISEIFPDQRESQNADENLARRLAESDRPLRIKFGIDPTGTDIHLGHSTVYRKLRAFQDAGHTAILLIGDFTARIGDPTGKSDVRKQLTEAEVAQNAQTYLDQLRPILDFDTPGRLEIRYNSEWLSKLDLAKILELLGTMTVGQMLAKEGFAERYEKETPIYLHEFLYPLMQGYDSVALEADVELGGTDQKFNLAVGRDLQRHFGQRPQFGLLMPILPGTDGVQKMSKSLNNYVALREDPLSMYSKLEKIPDSAILQYFELLTSLPLDSLPENPRDRQKLLALEVVSQYHGKEAALEAQKAALNLVQGDATKAEAVPEFSLAEIQFPAKLAYILGASGLCKSSSDGRRQIQGGAVRLDGDRLDNPDTSFDTPDALTGKVLQVGKNRFARLVP is encoded by the coding sequence ATGACTGACTTATCGACTGATTCCTCTTTTCAATGGCTGTATCGGGGCATCAGCGAAATTTTTCCCGATCAGCGGGAGTCTCAGAATGCTGATGAGAACCTGGCGCGGCGGCTAGCGGAGAGCGATCGCCCCTTACGCATTAAGTTTGGCATCGACCCCACGGGCACGGACATTCACCTAGGGCACAGCACAGTCTATCGCAAGCTGCGGGCCTTTCAAGACGCAGGCCACACGGCGATTCTGCTAATCGGCGACTTTACTGCCCGCATCGGCGACCCCACCGGCAAGTCGGACGTTCGCAAGCAGTTGACGGAGGCAGAAGTGGCTCAAAACGCCCAGACCTACCTCGACCAACTCCGGCCGATTCTGGACTTTGACACGCCGGGGCGACTGGAGATCCGCTACAACTCCGAGTGGCTATCGAAGCTAGACCTGGCAAAGATTCTAGAACTGCTGGGCACGATGACCGTGGGGCAAATGCTGGCGAAGGAGGGCTTTGCCGAGCGCTATGAAAAAGAGACTCCGATTTATCTGCATGAGTTTCTCTATCCGCTGATGCAGGGCTACGACTCGGTGGCGCTGGAGGCGGATGTGGAACTGGGCGGCACGGATCAAAAATTTAACCTGGCGGTGGGGCGCGATTTGCAGCGGCACTTTGGGCAGCGGCCACAGTTTGGGCTGCTGATGCCGATCTTGCCGGGGACGGACGGTGTGCAGAAAATGTCCAAATCGCTCAATAACTACGTGGCGCTGCGGGAAGACCCGCTCTCGATGTATTCCAAGCTGGAGAAAATTCCCGACAGCGCCATCCTGCAATATTTTGAGCTACTCACCAGCCTACCGCTGGACTCGCTGCCAGAAAACCCGCGCGATCGCCAAAAGCTCCTGGCCCTCGAAGTGGTCAGCCAGTATCACGGCAAAGAGGCGGCTCTCGAAGCCCAGAAAGCTGCGCTGAATCTGGTGCAGGGCGATGCAACCAAGGCCGAAGCCGTGCCGGAGTTTTCCCTCGCAGAGATTCAGTTTCCTGCCAAGCTGGCCTATATCCTGGGAGCCAGCGGCCTGTGCAAGAGCAGCAGCGACGGACGGCGACAGATTCAAGGCGGCGCAGTGCGGCTAGATGGCGATCGCCTCGACAATCCTGACACCAGCTTCGACACGCCCGACGCGCTGACGGGCAAAGTCCTACAAGTAGGCAAAAACCGCTTTGCCCGACTCGTGCCCTAG
- a CDS encoding ABC transporter substrate-binding protein, with translation MAIALTGCNPSRFTTQAAQVPRIVLAELSDPKTFNPPMSNEVNPSLGLMFSGLLSQNGQTGELEPELAESWEISDDQQRITFTLRDGLKWSDGEPLTVDDVLFSFNDIYFNPNIPSSESDILRVGVEGKFPTVTKVGDRQVEFASPEPFAPLLRFAGGVPILPKHALADYVFSTGSDGKPRFLSVWGTDTPPSEIVCNGPYRLRSYQPAERITLERNPHYWRKDAQGNPQPYIEQYIMQIAGSTDTALIQFRSGGLDVLGVTPDYFALLKREEERGNFTIYNGGPALTTTFLAFNLNQGSRNGRPLVDPIKSRWFNSVEFRQAVAYALDRQRMINNIYQGVGVPQDSPINKQSPYHLSPEEGLPVYDYNLDKAKELLQQAGFRTNAQGRLTDADGNLVRFTLITNAGNKIRESMGAQIKQDLDKLGMTVDFQPIAFNTLVGKLSDTLDWEAHILGFSGAGVEPDGSRNVWSVDGTLHAFNQGALRGQDPIEGRVIADWEQRISDLYIEGSQQLDDEKRKAIYAETQRLAQEYLPFIHLVNALSLSAVRNTVDGVKFSALGGALWNIYELRKISPE, from the coding sequence ATGGCGATCGCCCTCACAGGCTGCAACCCAAGCCGGTTCACCACTCAGGCGGCTCAGGTGCCGCGCATCGTGCTGGCAGAACTGAGCGACCCCAAAACGTTTAACCCCCCTATGAGCAATGAGGTCAACCCGTCGCTGGGGCTGATGTTTAGCGGGCTACTGTCGCAAAACGGGCAAACAGGTGAGCTAGAGCCGGAGCTAGCCGAGTCTTGGGAAATTTCTGACGATCAGCAGCGCATTACATTTACCCTGCGCGACGGATTGAAATGGTCTGATGGCGAACCGCTGACGGTGGATGATGTGCTGTTCAGCTTCAACGACATCTATTTCAATCCGAATATCCCCAGCAGCGAGAGCGACATTCTGCGCGTTGGGGTGGAAGGCAAGTTTCCGACGGTGACGAAAGTGGGCGATCGCCAAGTGGAATTTGCCTCACCGGAACCCTTCGCTCCGCTGCTCCGCTTTGCTGGAGGGGTGCCGATTCTGCCCAAACATGCCCTAGCGGATTACGTGTTCTCCACCGGATCTGACGGCAAGCCCCGGTTTCTCTCCGTTTGGGGCACCGACACCCCCCCTTCAGAAATCGTCTGCAATGGCCCCTATCGCCTTAGAAGCTATCAGCCCGCCGAGCGGATTACGCTGGAACGCAACCCCCACTACTGGCGCAAAGACGCGCAGGGCAACCCCCAGCCCTACATCGAGCAATACATCATGCAGATTGCAGGTTCGACCGACACGGCGCTAATCCAGTTTCGTTCTGGCGGGCTGGATGTGCTGGGGGTCACGCCGGACTATTTCGCTCTGCTGAAGCGCGAGGAAGAACGCGGCAACTTCACCATCTATAACGGCGGCCCGGCGTTGACGACGACGTTCCTGGCCTTCAACCTCAACCAGGGCAGCCGCAATGGCAGACCCCTGGTAGACCCCATCAAATCCCGCTGGTTCAACAGCGTGGAGTTTCGCCAGGCCGTCGCCTACGCGCTCGATCGCCAGCGCATGATCAACAACATTTACCAAGGTGTTGGCGTGCCCCAAGACTCGCCTATTAACAAGCAAAGCCCCTATCACTTATCGCCAGAGGAAGGCTTGCCCGTTTATGACTACAACCTCGACAAAGCAAAGGAACTGCTCCAGCAGGCGGGCTTTCGCACCAATGCCCAGGGGCGACTGACCGATGCCGACGGCAACCTGGTTCGGTTCACGCTGATTACCAATGCAGGCAACAAAATCCGCGAAAGCATGGGGGCCCAAATCAAGCAAGACTTGGACAAACTGGGCATGACGGTGGATTTTCAGCCGATTGCCTTCAACACGCTGGTCGGCAAGCTTTCCGACACGCTGGATTGGGAAGCGCATATTCTGGGCTTTTCGGGCGCGGGCGTGGAGCCAGACGGCAGCCGCAATGTGTGGTCAGTTGACGGGACGCTACACGCTTTTAATCAAGGGGCACTGCGTGGACAAGACCCCATCGAAGGGCGCGTCATCGCCGATTGGGAGCAGCGGATCAGTGACCTCTATATCGAAGGTAGCCAGCAGTTGGACGACGAAAAACGCAAAGCCATCTATGCCGAAACGCAGCGCCTTGCCCAGGAATACCTGCCGTTTATTCACTTGGTGAATGCGCTGTCGCTGTCGGCGGTGAGAAACACCGTAGACGGGGTAAAATTTTCTGCGCTGGGTGGTGCGCTCTGGAACATTTACGAGCTGCGAAAAATCAGCCCGGAGTAA
- a CDS encoding YciI family protein — protein sequence MPKYVMWGSYCENVVEKRAPYRQSHLDRLAQLKAAGSVVTLGPTQDLTMVFGVYDAPDEAAARTLVEEDPYWSAGIWTEYHLKEWIQAF from the coding sequence ATGCCGAAATACGTCATGTGGGGCAGCTACTGCGAAAACGTCGTCGAAAAACGCGCCCCCTATCGCCAGTCCCACCTCGATCGTCTGGCTCAGCTCAAAGCCGCAGGCTCCGTCGTCACCCTTGGCCCCACCCAAGACCTGACGATGGTGTTTGGTGTGTACGACGCGCCCGACGAAGCCGCTGCCCGCACGCTGGTCGAAGAAGACCCCTACTGGAGCGCGGGTATCTGGACGGAATATCACCTGAAGGAATGGATTCAGGCGTTTTAA
- a CDS encoding cysteine synthase A yields MDIKSGFIGTIGNTPLIRLHSFCEETGCEILGKAEFLNPGGSVKDRAALYIIQDAEQQGRLKPGGTVVEGTAGNTGIGLAHICNAKGYKCLIIIPETQSQEKMDLLRTLGAEVRPVPAVPYRDPNNYVKLSGRIAEETENAIWANQFDNLANRRAHYETTGPEIWMQTDGKIDAWVAATGTGGTYAGAAMFFKEKNPNIRCVLADPMGSALYNYFKTGELKIEGSSITEGIGTSRVTANLEGAPVDDAIRIDDHEVLRVVYQLLHKDGLFMGGSVGINVGAAVALAKQMGPGHTIVTVLCDGGARYQSRLYNREWLASKGLLIAS; encoded by the coding sequence ATGGATATTAAGAGCGGATTTATCGGCACGATTGGGAATACGCCCCTGATTCGCCTGCACAGCTTTTGCGAAGAAACGGGCTGCGAAATTTTGGGCAAGGCAGAATTTCTCAACCCCGGCGGCTCTGTGAAGGATCGGGCGGCGCTATATATCATCCAGGATGCCGAACAGCAGGGGCGTTTGAAACCGGGTGGGACGGTGGTAGAAGGAACAGCAGGCAACACAGGCATTGGGCTGGCCCACATCTGCAATGCCAAAGGCTACAAGTGCCTGATCATCATTCCCGAAACCCAGTCGCAAGAAAAAATGGATCTGCTGCGGACCTTGGGCGCAGAGGTGCGTCCGGTGCCCGCTGTGCCCTACCGCGATCCCAACAACTACGTGAAGCTGTCGGGGCGGATTGCCGAGGAAACAGAGAACGCCATCTGGGCGAACCAGTTCGACAACCTAGCCAACCGGCGGGCGCATTACGAAACCACCGGGCCCGAAATCTGGATGCAGACAGACGGCAAGATCGATGCTTGGGTGGCGGCGACGGGCACAGGTGGCACCTACGCCGGAGCCGCGATGTTCTTCAAAGAAAAGAACCCAAATATCCGCTGCGTGTTGGCTGACCCGATGGGCAGCGCGTTGTACAACTATTTCAAAACGGGAGAGCTCAAGATCGAAGGCAGCTCGATTACCGAAGGGATTGGCACGAGCCGCGTAACGGCCAACCTGGAGGGTGCGCCAGTGGATGATGCGATCCGCATTGACGACCATGAAGTGCTGCGCGTGGTCTATCAGCTTTTGCACAAAGACGGGCTGTTTATGGGCGGTTCAGTCGGCATTAACGTGGGGGCGGCGGTAGCCCTAGCCAAGCAGATGGGGCCGGGGCATACGATTGTGACGGTGCTGTGTGACGGTGGGGCCCGATATCAGTCGCGCCTGTATAACCGCGAATGGCTGGCAAGTAAGGGCTTGCTGATTGCCAGCTAG